In the genome of Sebastes umbrosus isolate fSebUmb1 chromosome 14, fSebUmb1.pri, whole genome shotgun sequence, one region contains:
- the s1pr5a gene encoding sphingosine 1-phosphate receptor 5a, with product MATDTVHAAYAAVAPSTMPMSPSTGNLMQMFQEYQSNKVIRNHYNYTGKLQNNKYTDGLKPEAIAFLLVCLLIVVENAIVLLAIWKNKKFHLPMYYLLGNLTLSDLLAGFTYMVNIITSGSNTLKMTPVLWFLREGGVFIMLAASVVSLLAIAIERHVTMVRMKPYQGDKQGRMFALIGASWVLSVLLGILPVLGWNCMGQLDKCSTVLPLYAKSYILFCITIFSAILLSIVVLYVRIFRIVKCNTQHLSSVPQRKGLYRKSQKYMALLKTVTIVLGVFIMCWLPLFILLLLDFCCEAKKCGVLFKADYFLGIAMVNSLLNPIIYTLTSKDMRRAILRLLCRPCLMTKDGQVKKIGMPFLECSTSKADATSHRLEGLETTVSSGNFTPSPIKAIYPRMSKT from the coding sequence ATGGCCACAGACACTGTCCACGCTGCCTATGCTGCTGTAGCCCCGTCCACCATGCCCATGTCCCCCTCCACAGGAAACCTGATGCAGATGTTTCAGGAGTACCAGAGCAACAAGGTCATCAGGAATCACTACAACTACACGGGCAAACTGCAGAACAACAAGTACACGGACGGACTCAAACCAGAGGCCATAGCGTTCCTGCTGGTCTGCCTGCTTATAGTTGTAGAAAATGCCATAGTGCTTCTGGCTATCTGGAAGAACAAGAAATTCCATCTGCCCATGTACTACCTACTGGGCAACCTGACTCTCTCCGACCTGCTCGCAGGCTTCACCTACATGGTGAACATCATAACATCCGGCTCCAACACGTTGAAAATGACCCCGGTGCTGTGGTTCCTGAGGGAAGGGGGTGTGTTCATCATGCTGGCCGCCTCTGTCGTCAGCCTGCTGGCCATTGCCATAGAGCGCCACGTTACCATGGTGAGGATGAAGCCGTACCAGGGGGACAAACAGGGGCGGATGTTCGCTCTGATCGGGGCGAGCTGGGTGCTCTCCGTGCTTCTCGGCATCCTGCCCGTCCTGGGCTGGAACTGCATGGGACAGTTGGACAAGTGCTCTACAGTGCTCCCGCTCTACGCCAAGAGCTACATCCTCTTCTGCATCACCATCTTCAGCGCCATCCTCCTGTCCATCGTGGTGCTGTACGTGCGCATCTTCCGCATCGTCAAGTGCAACACCCAGCACCTGAGTTCGGTCCCGCAGCGCAAAGGCCTCTACCGCAAGTCCCAAAAGTACATGGCCCTGCTGAAGACGGTCACCATAGTCCTGGGGGTCTTCATCATGTGTTGGCTGCCCCTCTTCATCCTGCTCCTGTTGGACTTCTGCTGCGAGGCCAAAAAATGCGGGGTGCTCTTTAAGGCGGACTACTTCCTGGGCATCGCCATGGTCAACTCCCTCCTCAACCCCATCATCTACACCCTGACCAGCAAGGACATGAGGAGGGCCATCCTCCGGCTGCTCTGCCGACCCTGCCTCATGACAAAGGACGGGCAAGTGAAGAAGATCGGGATGCCCTTCCTGGAGTGCAGCACCAGTAAGGCCGACGCAACCTCTCACAGACTGGAGGGACTGGAGACGACGGTGTCTTCCGGTAACTTTACACCCTCTCCTATCAAAGCCATTTACCCCAGGATGTCGAAAACATGA